In Myxococcus virescens, a single genomic region encodes these proteins:
- a CDS encoding abortive infection system antitoxin AbiGi family protein: MSDFVVHFTKPGPPYLDAYQNMMSILGARTLIPGAEGFGIARREPAVAERHRSVCFSEIPLDQLARLVQRRSLYGIGFSKSYILSQGGGPVWYVQYASPAHLALKHQVERALAAPSPQQEPIWSMTPFVDIQGDHHNAPYSYRFDWEREWRVPGLLRFTEYDVAALFLPEELHDTAREFFTWAVREKAGPGYFCPCLDPLWKSDQIAEALAKHASDSVRLKAG, translated from the coding sequence ATGTCTGACTTCGTGGTTCACTTCACGAAGCCGGGACCGCCCTATCTCGACGCCTACCAGAACATGATGAGCATCCTCGGCGCCCGGACGCTCATCCCCGGCGCCGAGGGCTTCGGCATCGCCCGTCGAGAGCCCGCCGTCGCCGAGCGCCACCGCTCCGTGTGCTTCAGCGAGATTCCCCTGGACCAGCTCGCCCGGCTCGTCCAGCGCCGCAGCCTGTATGGCATTGGCTTCAGCAAGAGCTACATCCTCTCCCAGGGCGGCGGCCCCGTCTGGTACGTCCAGTACGCCTCCCCCGCGCACCTCGCCCTGAAGCATCAGGTGGAGCGCGCGCTCGCGGCGCCTTCGCCCCAGCAAGAGCCCATCTGGTCCATGACGCCCTTCGTGGACATCCAAGGCGACCACCACAACGCGCCCTACAGCTACCGCTTCGACTGGGAGCGCGAGTGGCGCGTGCCGGGCTTGCTCCGCTTCACCGAGTACGACGTCGCCGCCCTCTTCCTGCCCGAGGAGCTCCACGACACCGCCCGCGAGTTCTTCACCTGGGCCGTGCGCGAGAAGGCGGGCCCCGGCTACTTCTGCCCCTGCCTGGACCCGCTGTGGAAGTCGGACCAGATCGCCGAGGCGCTCGCGAAGCACGCCTCTGATTCCGTGCGCCTCAAGGCCGGATAG
- a CDS encoding CotH kinase family protein, whose amino-acid sequence MGGKRFPRLFLAGVAGLVVACGGDSGSRGIPDPTSEPPDNGTLPDAGLPSNSTDGGATPDAGTGPGTPDGGEPDGGPPPQTNLCAPTAGEPRWVLEGEPISATVTCTTGHAAPDTRFIVDNLPPGARFDAATGTLSWTPGKDQAAVWHLTLREESTGETGTLKVGVAENESAPGNVPIVDPAAYTEEFGLPVFHLSYEGGLTAGGYRPVQLVYRGQRFDLEAKYRGATSSVFPKRSLTLKFPDENLFTEPVFGNGFEDRKRVVLITTFNDNSYMRSRLAFDVWSRMSPGHIHLRTYSAVLYANNKYVGLYTAADHVNKRLMAAHGIDKDADAFKAVDHRANFSRLRKDGTPKSSLHEGFEKSEGSPEEGEPGAFAPLEALTAFIADSNADAFRAGFPQRMNARDYEDWWIFNTLILGVDSQAKNAYHAYDPATGGPWRFIPWDLDASFGQSYDTTRTSPTARPTFREDNLLFQRMLADPTIAGPMRERYRALLRDTLNVEVMQALIDGYVQETAPSARRDWAKWGAKHLAFGDPNDPWGGHGNFPHWHTRQDFNSYEEEVEYVRQWILTRWGALESQLP is encoded by the coding sequence GTGGGCGGGAAACGCTTTCCAAGGCTGTTTCTGGCGGGAGTCGCGGGGCTGGTGGTGGCGTGTGGTGGCGACTCCGGAAGCCGTGGCATTCCGGACCCCACCAGCGAGCCCCCTGACAACGGGACGCTTCCCGACGCGGGCCTGCCCTCCAACAGCACGGACGGAGGGGCGACACCCGACGCGGGAACCGGCCCGGGTACCCCTGACGGCGGCGAGCCCGATGGCGGCCCACCGCCGCAGACCAACCTCTGCGCGCCCACCGCGGGCGAGCCTCGCTGGGTGCTCGAAGGCGAGCCCATCTCCGCCACCGTGACCTGCACCACCGGCCATGCCGCGCCCGACACGCGCTTCATCGTGGACAACCTGCCGCCCGGCGCCCGGTTCGATGCGGCCACGGGCACCCTGAGCTGGACGCCCGGCAAGGACCAGGCCGCCGTGTGGCACCTCACGCTCCGGGAAGAGAGCACCGGCGAGACGGGCACGCTCAAGGTCGGCGTGGCGGAGAACGAGTCCGCGCCCGGCAACGTCCCCATCGTCGACCCGGCGGCCTACACGGAGGAGTTCGGCCTGCCGGTGTTCCACCTCTCCTACGAAGGCGGTTTGACGGCGGGCGGCTACCGGCCGGTGCAGCTCGTCTACCGGGGCCAGCGCTTCGACCTGGAGGCAAAGTACCGGGGCGCCACCTCCAGCGTGTTCCCCAAGCGCAGCCTCACGCTGAAATTCCCGGACGAAAACCTGTTCACCGAGCCCGTCTTCGGAAACGGCTTCGAGGACCGCAAGCGCGTGGTGCTCATCACCACGTTCAATGACAACTCCTACATGCGCTCGCGGCTCGCCTTCGACGTGTGGAGCCGGATGAGCCCGGGCCATATCCACCTGCGCACCTACAGCGCGGTGCTCTACGCCAACAACAAATACGTCGGCCTCTACACGGCTGCGGACCACGTCAACAAGCGCCTGATGGCCGCGCACGGCATCGACAAGGACGCGGACGCCTTCAAGGCCGTGGACCACCGCGCCAACTTCTCGCGCCTGCGCAAGGACGGCACGCCCAAGAGCAGCCTCCACGAAGGCTTCGAGAAATCGGAGGGCTCCCCGGAGGAAGGCGAGCCTGGCGCGTTCGCCCCCCTGGAGGCGCTCACCGCATTCATCGCAGACTCGAACGCGGACGCCTTCCGCGCCGGCTTCCCGCAGCGGATGAATGCGCGGGACTACGAGGACTGGTGGATCTTCAACACGCTCATCCTGGGCGTGGACTCGCAGGCGAAGAATGCCTACCACGCCTACGACCCGGCCACCGGCGGCCCCTGGCGCTTCATCCCCTGGGACTTGGACGCGAGCTTCGGGCAGTCCTACGACACCACCCGGACCTCACCCACGGCGCGCCCCACGTTCCGCGAGGACAACCTGCTCTTCCAGCGCATGCTGGCCGACCCCACCATCGCCGGGCCCATGCGCGAGCGCTACCGGGCGCTGCTGCGCGACACGCTGAACGTGGAGGTCATGCAGGCCCTCATCGACGGCTACGTCCAGGAGACGGCGCCTTCCGCGCGGCGTGACTGGGCGAAGTGGGGCGCCAAACACCTCGCCTTCGGCGACCCGAACGACCCGTGGGGCGGCCATGGCAACTTCCCCCACTGGCACACGCGCCAGGACTTCAACTCCTACGAGGAGGAAGTCGAGTACGTGCGCCAGTGGATTCTGACCCGCTGGGGCGCGCTGGAGAGCCAACTGCCCTGA
- the asnS gene encoding asparagine--tRNA ligase: MQVVSVKKALAGGVEEGTKVEVRGWVRTRRDSKAGISFVNVSDGSTFDPIQVVAPNSLPNYEKEILHLTAGCSVISRGTLVKSQGKGQAYEVQADEVQVLGFVDDPDTYPIQPKQHTLEFLRDVAHLRVRTNTFSAVTRVRHRAAQAVHRFFDEEGFFWVNTPIITASDAEGAGQMFRVSTLDAVNPPRTPDGKIDWHKDFFGKEAYLTVSGQLNAEAYALAMSKVYTFGPTFRAENSNTTRHLAEFWMIEPEVAFADLNEDANLAERFLKYVFKAVLNDCAPDLKFFEERVQKGVTERMEKFINSSFERIDYTEAVEILKKAKKKFEFAPEWGKDLQTEHERYLTEEHVGRPVVVMNYPEAIKSFYMRLNDDGKTVAAMDVLAPGIGEIIGGSQREERLDVLDQRIQKFGLKPESYQWYRDLRRYGSVPHAGFGLGFERLIVYMCGLQNIRDAIPYPRVPGSAAF; the protein is encoded by the coding sequence ATGCAGGTCGTCAGTGTGAAGAAGGCCCTCGCGGGAGGGGTGGAGGAGGGGACGAAGGTGGAGGTCCGCGGCTGGGTGCGCACGCGCCGCGACTCCAAGGCGGGCATCAGCTTCGTCAACGTCAGCGATGGGTCGACGTTCGACCCCATCCAGGTCGTCGCTCCGAATTCGCTGCCCAACTACGAGAAGGAAATCCTGCACCTCACCGCGGGCTGCTCGGTCATCAGCCGGGGCACGCTGGTGAAGTCCCAGGGCAAGGGGCAGGCCTATGAAGTCCAGGCGGACGAAGTCCAGGTGCTGGGCTTCGTGGACGACCCGGACACGTACCCCATCCAGCCCAAGCAGCACACGCTGGAGTTCCTGCGCGACGTGGCCCACCTGCGCGTGCGCACCAACACGTTCAGCGCCGTCACGCGCGTGCGGCACCGCGCCGCCCAGGCCGTCCACCGCTTCTTCGACGAGGAGGGCTTCTTCTGGGTCAACACGCCCATCATCACCGCGAGCGACGCGGAGGGCGCCGGGCAGATGTTCCGCGTCTCCACGCTGGACGCGGTGAATCCGCCGCGCACGCCGGACGGGAAGATTGACTGGCACAAGGACTTCTTCGGCAAGGAGGCGTACCTGACCGTCTCTGGCCAGCTCAACGCGGAGGCCTACGCCCTGGCCATGTCCAAGGTGTACACGTTCGGCCCCACGTTCCGGGCGGAGAACTCCAACACCACGCGGCACCTGGCCGAGTTCTGGATGATCGAGCCGGAGGTTGCCTTCGCGGACCTCAACGAGGACGCGAACCTGGCCGAGCGCTTCCTCAAGTATGTCTTCAAGGCGGTGCTCAATGACTGTGCGCCGGACCTGAAGTTCTTCGAGGAGCGGGTGCAGAAGGGCGTCACCGAGCGCATGGAGAAGTTCATCAACTCCAGCTTCGAGCGCATCGACTACACCGAGGCCGTCGAAATCCTGAAGAAGGCCAAGAAGAAGTTCGAGTTCGCGCCCGAGTGGGGCAAGGACCTCCAGACGGAGCACGAGCGCTATCTCACCGAGGAGCACGTGGGCCGGCCGGTGGTGGTGATGAACTACCCGGAGGCCATCAAGTCCTTCTACATGCGCCTGAACGATGACGGGAAGACGGTCGCCGCCATGGACGTGCTCGCCCCGGGCATTGGCGAAATCATCGGCGGCAGCCAGCGCGAGGAGCGCCTGGACGTGCTGGACCAGCGCATCCAGAAGTTCGGCCTGAAGCCGGAGAGCTACCAGTGGTACCGCGACCTGCGGCGCTACGGCTCCGTGCCACACGCGGGCTTCGGGCTCGGCTTCGAGCGGCTCATCGTCTACATGTGCGGTCTGCAGAACATCCGGGACGCGATTCCCTACCCGCGCGTGCCGGGCTCCGCGGCGTTCTAG